The Zonotrichia albicollis isolate bZonAlb1 chromosome 9, bZonAlb1.hap1, whole genome shotgun sequence genome has a window encoding:
- the LOC141730101 gene encoding olfactory receptor 14A16-like, protein MSNSSSIGHFLLLALADTRQLQLLHFCLLLGISLAALLGNGLIISTVACGHHLHTPMFFFLLNLALSDLGSICTTVPKAMHNSLWDTRNISYKGCAAQLFFFMFFISAEFYLLTIMCYDRYVSICKPLHYGTLLGSRACAHMAAAAWASGFLYSLLHTANTFSLPLCHGNALGQFFCEIPQILKLSCSNSSLRELGLMAVSACLLFSCFVFIVFSYVQIFRAVLRIPSEQGRHKAFSTCLPHVAVVSLFLSTGFFAYLKPPSMTSPSLDLALSLLYSVVPPALNPLIYSLRNQELKAAVRRLITGCFQEH, encoded by the coding sequence atgtccaacagcagctccatcgggcacttcctcctgctggcattggcagacacacggcagctgcagctcctgcacttctgcctcttgctgggcatctccctggctgccctcctgggcaacggcctcatcatcagcaccgtagcctgcggccaccacctgcacacgcccatgttcttcttcctgctcaacctggccctcagcgacctgggctccatctgcaccactgtccccaaagccatgcacaattccctctgggacaccaggaacatctcctacaaaggatgtgctgcacagctctttttctttatgttcttcatctcagcagagttttatctcctgaccatcatgtgctacgaccgctacgtgtccatctgcaaacccctgcactatgggaccctcctgggcagcagagcttgtgcccacatggcagcagctgcctgggccagtggctttctctattcgctgctgcacacagccaatacattttccttgcccctgtgccatggcaatgccctaggccagttcttctgtgaaatcccccagatcctcaagctctcctgctcaaatTCCTCACTCAGGGAACTGGGGCTAATGGCAGTTAGTGCGTGCTTGCTATTtagttgttttgtgttcattgttttctcctatgtgcagatcttcagggccgtgctgaggatcccctctgagcagggacggcacaaagccttttccacctgcctccctcacgtggctgtggtctccctgtttctcagcactgggttttttgcctacctgaagcccccctccatgacctccccatccctggatctggcactCTCATtgctgtactcagtggtgcctccagccctgaacccactcatctacagcctgaggaaccaggaactcaaggctgcagtgaggagactgatcactggatgctttcaggaacattaa